The following proteins are encoded in a genomic region of Tenebrio molitor chromosome 7, icTenMoli1.1, whole genome shotgun sequence:
- the Gbs-70E gene encoding protein phosphatase 1 regulatory subunit 3B isoform X1 encodes MLCLMCPAVAYEMLVSHSPPVFSHSPPTGFLSDYTPFRLNTEQFSRSRGICRSTTPPTSLSFSSKIPSKMPASPKRPCLVIRPDETSVSSDEDPTSPTRLKKKVVFADDKGMSLTHVRVMTEPSNVPPLWSFRFLAEVTQGLSAEPEAQTEPWEIMFPQPASDYVDFRKRLETKQVSLENVIVKETEEVIIGTVKVSNLSFHKEVVVRVSSDNWKTFEDAFCNFVPNAVTSSVSPAYVLYDTFSFKIPLRSRARKIDFCVCFRCDGNEYWDNNDGKNYTILKKLQIATMHKAHSADDIYKKQKETVPPVTSLPKCSDVVQAKLDSWSEFASWTHLENSSPYW; translated from the exons ATGTTG tGTCTAATGTGTCCGGCAGTAGCTTATGAAATGTTGGTGTCACACAGTCCACCGGTGTTCAGTCACAGCCCCCCAACTGGTTTTCTCTCTGACTATACTCCCTTCCGTCTGAATACAGAACAATTCTCACGATCCCGAGGGATCTGCCGCTCCACAACGCCGCCCACGTCGCTTTCATTTTCTAGTAAAATTCCGTCTAAAATGCCAGCATCGCCCAAACGGCCCTGCTTAGTGATACGACCTGATGAGACCTCCGTCTCCAGCGATGAAGACCCCACAAGTCCAACACGGTTGAAAAAGAAAGTAGTGTTCGCGGACGACAAGGGCATGTCTTTGACGCATGTCCGGGTTATGACTGAACCTTCTAACGTGCCACCTTTGTGGAGCTTTCGCTTCTTAGCGGAGGTCACGCAGGGGCTTTCGGCGGAACCGGAAGCTCAGACTGAACCCTGGGAGATTATGTTTCCGCAGCCGGCGTCCGATTATGTGGACTTTCGAAAGAGACTGGAAACGAAACAg GTATCGCTAGAAAACGTAATAGTCAAAGAGACAGAAGAGGTCATTATTGGAACAGTCAAAGTCAGTAATCTTTCGTTCCATAAAGAGGTCGTAGTTCGTGTGTCTTCCGATAACTGGAAGACGTTTGAAGATGCCTTCTGTAATTTTGTACCGAACGCGGTAACCTCTTCAGTCAGTCCAGCGTATGTGCTGTACGATACTTTTTCCTTCAAGATACCGTTACGCTCTAGAGCGAGGAAGATAGATTTTTGCGTGTGTTTCCGTTGTGACGGCAACGAATACTGGGACAACAACGACGGAAAAAATTATACGattttaaagaaattgcaaATCGCCACGATGCACAAAGCGCACTCGGCCGACGATATTTACAAGAAACAAAAAGAGACTGTCCCGCCAGTTACATCACTTCCGAAATGTTCTGATGTCGTGCAAGCTAAATTAGATTCTTGGTCAGAATTTGCCAGTTGGACGCATCTGGAAAACTCAAGTCCTTACTGGTGA
- the Gbs-70E gene encoding protein phosphatase 1 regulatory subunit 3B isoform X2, with the protein MCPAVAYEMLVSHSPPVFSHSPPTGFLSDYTPFRLNTEQFSRSRGICRSTTPPTSLSFSSKIPSKMPASPKRPCLVIRPDETSVSSDEDPTSPTRLKKKVVFADDKGMSLTHVRVMTEPSNVPPLWSFRFLAEVTQGLSAEPEAQTEPWEIMFPQPASDYVDFRKRLETKQVSLENVIVKETEEVIIGTVKVSNLSFHKEVVVRVSSDNWKTFEDAFCNFVPNAVTSSVSPAYVLYDTFSFKIPLRSRARKIDFCVCFRCDGNEYWDNNDGKNYTILKKLQIATMHKAHSADDIYKKQKETVPPVTSLPKCSDVVQAKLDSWSEFASWTHLENSSPYW; encoded by the exons ATGTGTCCGGCAGTAGCTTATGAAATGTTGGTGTCACACAGTCCACCGGTGTTCAGTCACAGCCCCCCAACTGGTTTTCTCTCTGACTATACTCCCTTCCGTCTGAATACAGAACAATTCTCACGATCCCGAGGGATCTGCCGCTCCACAACGCCGCCCACGTCGCTTTCATTTTCTAGTAAAATTCCGTCTAAAATGCCAGCATCGCCCAAACGGCCCTGCTTAGTGATACGACCTGATGAGACCTCCGTCTCCAGCGATGAAGACCCCACAAGTCCAACACGGTTGAAAAAGAAAGTAGTGTTCGCGGACGACAAGGGCATGTCTTTGACGCATGTCCGGGTTATGACTGAACCTTCTAACGTGCCACCTTTGTGGAGCTTTCGCTTCTTAGCGGAGGTCACGCAGGGGCTTTCGGCGGAACCGGAAGCTCAGACTGAACCCTGGGAGATTATGTTTCCGCAGCCGGCGTCCGATTATGTGGACTTTCGAAAGAGACTGGAAACGAAACAg GTATCGCTAGAAAACGTAATAGTCAAAGAGACAGAAGAGGTCATTATTGGAACAGTCAAAGTCAGTAATCTTTCGTTCCATAAAGAGGTCGTAGTTCGTGTGTCTTCCGATAACTGGAAGACGTTTGAAGATGCCTTCTGTAATTTTGTACCGAACGCGGTAACCTCTTCAGTCAGTCCAGCGTATGTGCTGTACGATACTTTTTCCTTCAAGATACCGTTACGCTCTAGAGCGAGGAAGATAGATTTTTGCGTGTGTTTCCGTTGTGACGGCAACGAATACTGGGACAACAACGACGGAAAAAATTATACGattttaaagaaattgcaaATCGCCACGATGCACAAAGCGCACTCGGCCGACGATATTTACAAGAAACAAAAAGAGACTGTCCCGCCAGTTACATCACTTCCGAAATGTTCTGATGTCGTGCAAGCTAAATTAGATTCTTGGTCAGAATTTGCCAGTTGGACGCATCTGGAAAACTCAAGTCCTTACTGGTGA